One segment of Monomorium pharaonis isolate MP-MQ-018 chromosome 6, ASM1337386v2, whole genome shotgun sequence DNA contains the following:
- the LOC105834633 gene encoding uncharacterized protein MAL13P1.304 isoform X2 codes for MIPETPALSRQKIVNTIIPNTPDSSLNNSSSVDDDGSIILGTQKDNENCVFRQPRVPQQSTGIKKSTLSRSSLNKSKDSQIATMLHTSDTNINDNQMNIFDAETQKFEESCEMIPNSIHNMETQRISKSISERIVEVGVKADKHLSKLNISDKTAGRSIMDIHDRETQNYMDNVSEMETQGIDIQNVIEKKFTADIHTMETQAHANNKNDGSNVQKFEIGRAQIKRNIHDLETQQFNNEYIAEDISNLETQGELNNVAKRKQNRDISDMETQVETDCTVNKIDNNRVNKNKDKEDVVDIAKDNTNDENVTKSSKSRSCSPGSLNLSSPGVEDYPSSPLNQSSHLLESSDLLEFFGEGIDKHEGLQVSNVSTPKPLTKVSLKNNSDERNMNNEEDNDEDIFEAPTQCVNANFKSLMSGDYKTDEEALVLKKKCERARLESVDNDSDTDAEEYVAELAKKQSESLKTLNKLSNEDINNSDPGTSVESENMFELQTQRLKNPVTKSTSKSSNNQPQKTNEINETVEITANKIISNVGNQVNTSVPEVDNIAPTQLILSRESSPKTIIHSENFVSKSNRNDTDAIITTHIDTKLIDNCTMKNLDREDYEFAPTQIIGEIEEKRNSIRKKRSSRVNLNDTVERELNEMFDDVNNDTNNIHESPHMSTQYLENILESSQHDDSAYKSVATVPDNRDTSSMSQKQLGEKNHSRRHSQRSYTNKAEIDSQDSNVYFSTITTRRKRNILRDTQELADFGEDTTSLCQVNSSQVFKTHKKTVDNTTVIEFQEKKKRKKISKIENKSDAMVELNDDNTSKTVLNERSLRSSKLKQKDEVVSETNDRVLGRKSAKVDDTEENMSICTPCPLGYGQRAQTLDTLYEIDDDILTRLPAVRISGTLSNPPSPSASSTSTVRSTDLKSKLDTMKSKEKKSASSKGKSLRERNIGNSEKNDKSFVDNSNLLSSTTDKVSNFVDTSDDSDSESKYKRFRQIANRMLSNELGQQNKKNKKNACVSQEESNQVESESSTRTSLRMTGHSSKQSNESLRDNQEEARVKSTANGPITSTKLEIKSNVTKRKVVLNVMEEDIELTTLKKRKTTSQVIEKCSVSTRSQRNVVKTVTDRQSPNILEYFTKNYRDSAMIQNTKSFEDNKISKIALEKTQQISLNMRTDANINPRDSNIKRTRRTIYDSQITINNTIASGNKKKNKPAQIKGIETQMSRTQNKIPRVVLSPIKSPMEDASQEVERIMADGPSNAQDRNLSIRKINKAIIFQKKLRTRGGERSNSDTETDSVSTESGTFEVGNSNNTQFDNPAPKRKRGRPAKSFVSSLSEAQIKKKETFKKPTRLDQTSASSILNLSMENMISESSQDSTESDASTSSRFSKITSARRKEKTKLNQNTRSNGASSSLNTSVESTSSLLSTPSRTRKSTSILSNSIPSTMRHKILFTGITEDYSKTVKALGGNKVEDPAKCTILVTDKIRRTYKFLCALAKGVPIVAIDWLRDSETAERFLDWENYILKDPAAEAKFGFRLRKSLDKAKEKRMLDGYTVVLMPNIAPPPIEELKDMISSCGGKALLRPPTKWPERAVILSREEDLPNARKFLAKASKTVTIQSTEFILTGILRQETDFNKYILT; via the exons ATGATACCGGAAACGCCTGCACTATCACGgcaaaaaattgtgaatacAATTATCCCAAATACCCCAGACTCTTCTCTT AATAATTCATCCAGTGTGGATGATGATGGATCAATTATTCTTGGAACTCAGAAAGATAATGAAAATTGCGTCTTTCGACAGCCACGAGTTCCGCAACAATCGACAGGCATCAAAAAGAGCACATTATCTAGGTCTTCCCTGAATAAAAGCAAGGATTCGCAAATTGCAACTATGTTACACACGTCTGATACTAACATTAATGATAATCaaatgaatatatttgatGCAGAAACACAAAAGTTTGAGGAGAGTTGCGAAATGATACCAAATTCCATTCATAATATGGAAACACAAAGAATCTCCAAAAGTATATCTGAACGTATTGTTGAAGTCGGTGTTAAAGCTGACAAacatttgtcaaaattaaatattagcgATAAAACAGCTGGCAGATCTATAATGGATATTCATGATAGAGaaacacaaaattatatgGACAATGTTAGTGAAATGGAGACTCAAGGGATTGatattcaaaatgtaattgagAAGAAGTTTACGGCAGATATTCATACCATGGAAACGCAAGCTCATGCTAATAATAAGAATGATGGCAGCAACgttcaaaaatttgaaatcgGCAGAGCTCAAATTAAGCGTAATATTCATGATTTAGAGACACAACAGTTTAATAATGAGTATATTGCAGAAGATATTTCTAACTTGGAAACTCAAGGTGAATTAAACAACGTTGCAAAACGCAAACAAAATAGAGATATATCCGACATGGAAACTCAAGTCGAGACGGATTGtacagtaaataaaattgataataatcgaGTCAACaagaataaagataaagaagaTGTAGTGGATATCGCTAAGGACAATACGAATGATGAGAACGTTACGAAATCATCGAAATCCAGATCCTGTAGTCCTGGATCTTTAAATTTATCCTCACCGGGTGTCGAAGACTACCCTTCTTCGCCATTAAATCAGAGCAGTCATTTGCTTGAGTCGTCGGATTTATTAGAGTTTTTTGGTGAGGGCATTGATAAACACGAAGGATTGCAAGTGTCTAATGTGTCTACGCCGAAACCACTTACGAAAGtatcattgaaaaataatagcgATGAGCGGAACATGAACAACGAAGAGGACAACGACGAAGATATTTTTGAAGCTCCCACTCAATGCGTCAATGCAAATTTCAAATCTTTAATGTCGGGTGATTATAAGACCGATGAGGAAGCACTTGTTTTGAAAAAGAAGTGCGAAAGAGCTCGATTGGAATCAGTCGACAATGATTCAGACACGGATGCAGAGGAATACGTTGCAGAACTTGCTAAAAAGCAGAGTGaatctttaaaaactttaaataagcTATCTAatgaagatataaataatagtgaCCCTGGCACGAGTGTCGAATCTGAAAATATGTTTGAGCTACAAACGCAACGATTGAAAAATCCTGTAACTAAGAGTACATCGAAGTCTTCGAATAATCAACCACAAAAAACTAACGAAATTAATGAGACTGTTGAGATAAcagctaataaaattataagcaaTGTTGGCAATCAAGTAAATACGTCTGTGCCAGAAGTTGATAACATAGCGCCTACTCAACTCATTTTATCTCGTGAAAGTTCTCCGAAAACGATAATCCATTCTGAAAACTTTGTATCTAAAAGTAATCGGAATGATACGGATGCTATAATAACCACGCACattgatacaaaattaatcgatAATTGTACAATGAAAAACCTTGATCGTGAAGATTACGAATTTGCACCTACACAAATAATCGgtgaaattgaagaaaaaagaaattccatTCGTAAAAAACGTTCTTCTCGGGTGAATTTAAATGATACTGTTGAACGAGAACTCAATGAAATGTTTGACGATGTAAATAACGATACGAACAACATTCATGAGTCACCGCATATGTCAACGCAATATCTCGAAAATATTCTGGAATCGTCGCAACATGATGACTCTGCTTATAAATCCGTTGCAACTGTCCCTGATAATAGAGATACAAGTAGCATGTCACAAAAACAGTTAGGGGAAAAAAATCATTCTCGTCGTCATTCTCAACGTTCATATACGAATAAGGCAGAGATTGATTCGCAAGATTCaaacgtttatttttctaCTATTACTACGAGacgaaagagaaatattttgagaGATACGCAAGAGCTTGCAGATTTCGGTGAAGATACAACTTCTTTGTGTCAGGTTAATTCTTCGCAGGTGTTTAAAACGCATAAGAAAACAGTGGATAACACTACAGTTATAGAATTtcaagagaagaaaaaaagaaaaaaaatctcaaagatagaaaataaatccGATGCAATGGTGGAATTAAACGACGATAACACAAGTAAAACCGTCTTGAACGAGAGAAGTCTTCGAagttcaaaattgaaacaaaaagaCGAAGTTGTTTCGGAAACGAACGACCGAGTTTTAGGAAGAAAATCAGCCAAAGTCGATGATACAGAAGAGAACATGTCGATTTGCACACCTTGCCCACTGGGTTATGGACAACGTGCGCAAACGTTGGATACGTTGTATGAGATTGACGATGACATTCTGACACGCTTACCTGCGGTCAGAATATCGGGAACACTCTCAAATCCACCGAGTCCTTCTGCGTCATCGACGTCGACTGTGCGTAGCACAGatctaaaatctaaattaGATACTATGAaaagtaaagagaaaaaaagtgcATCCTCGAAAGGAAAATCACTACGTGAACGGAATATTGGGAACTCTGAGAAAAACGATAAGTCTTTCGTTGATAATTCAAATCTTCTGTCTTCAACGACTGACAAGGTGTCAAATTTCGTGGATACTTCTGATGATTCCGACAGCGAATCTAAATATAAACGATTTCGACAAATAGCAAACAGAATGTTGAGTAATGAGCTCGGTcagcagaataaaaaaaataagaagaatgCATGTGTTTCACAAGAAGAATCGAACCAGGTCGAATCGGAAAGTTCTACACGAACTAGTTTAAGAATGACAGGACATTCCAGTAAACAAAGCAACGAGAGCCTACGTGATAATCAAGAAGAAGCTCGTGTGAAAAGTACAGCTAATGGACCAATTACATCTACaaagttagaaataaaatctaatgTCACTAAAAGAAAAGTAGTTCTGAATGTGATGGAAGAAGACATAGAGCTAACTACTTTGAAGAAACGTAAAACAACTTCTCAAGTCATTGAGAAATGTTCGGTTTCTACACGCAGTCAAAGAAATGTGGTGAAGACCGTAACCGACAGACAGTCCCCGAATATCCTTGagtattttactaaaaattatagagaTTCCGCGATGATTCAAAATACGAAATCTTTCGAAGATAATAAGATATCTAAGATTGCATTGGAAAAAACTCaacagatttctttaaatatgagAACAGATGCAAATATCAATCCTAGAGACTCTAATATTAAACGAACCAGACGTACGATTTATGACAGTCAAATTACAATCAACAATACAATTGCGagtggaaataaaaaaaaaaataagccgGCTCAAATAAAAGGAATAGAAACTCAAATGAGTCGAACGCAAAACAAGATTCCAAGAGTTGTGCTCAGTCCCATAAAGAGTCCTATGGAAGATGCATCGCAGGAAGTCGAGAGAATTATGGCGGATGGCCCGAGTAACGCACAGGATAGGAATTTATCGatcagaaaaattaataaggcgataatatttcaaaagaaattACGGACGCGAGGTGGCGAACGGTCCAATTCGGACACCGAAACGGATTCTGTTTCAACTGAGAGTGGTACGTTTGAGGTAGGAAATTCGAATAATACTCAATTTGACAATCCTGCGCCGAAACGTAAACGCGGAAGACCCGCAAAAAGTTTCGTCTCTTCACTGTCAGAagcacaaataaaaaagaaggaaacatttaaaaaacctaCTCGCCTCGATCAAACTTCTGCCAGTTCAATTCTTAATTTGTCCATGGAAAATATGATTAGTGAGAGTAGTCAAGATAGTACGGAAAGTGACGCTTCGACAAGCTCCagattttcaaagataacAAGTGCCAGAAGAAAGGAGAAGACAAAGTTGAACCAAAATACACGATCAAATGGTGCCTCTTCAAGTCTAAATACGAGTGTAGAGAGTACCTCATCTCTTCTTTCAACGCCTTCCAGGACGCGCAAAAGTACGTCTATTTTGAGTAATTCCATACCATCCACAATGAgacacaaaattttgtttacggGTATAACGGAAGATTACAGTAAGACTGTTAAAGCATTAg gTGGAAACAAAGTGGAAGATCCAGCAAAGTGCACAATTTTAGTTACTGACAAAATTCGCcgaacatataaatttttatgcgcTTTAGCAAAGGGTGTACCCATAGTGGCAATTGATTGGTTAAGAGATAGCGAAACAGCTGAGCGGTTTCTAGATTGggaaaattacatattaaaggATCCTGCTGCTGAAGCCAAGTTTGGTTTCAGACTGAGGAAGAGTCTTGATAAAGCTAAAGAGAAAAGAATGTTGGATGGTTACACTGTCGTATTGATGCCAAACATCGCGCCACCACCTATAGAAGAATTGAAag ATATGATATCGTCTTGTGGAGGAAAAGCTCTGTTACGTCCTCCGACCAAGTGGCCTGAACGAGCGGTGATTTTATCTCGTGAGGAAGATTTGCCAAATGCAAGAAAGTTTCTTGCTAAAGCATCGAAGACCGTTACAATACAATCTACAGAGTTTATCCTGACCGGTATCTTAAGACAGGAAACTGATTTcaacaaatacattttaacgTAA
- the LOC105834633 gene encoding MATH and LRR domain-containing protein PFE0570w isoform X1, with product MDFAATQIYETDDLSFTQKISNEVEEEGSIQVGTLTIDSTDYQIKKGIIKIGRLKSCDIVINNPSVSKLHAEIEASGGQGLTWICDLNSSNKTKLNDTILRPTRLYELKDGNVLTFGVVSATYHTYCPADIMIPETPALSRQKIVNTIIPNTPDSSLNNSSSVDDDGSIILGTQKDNENCVFRQPRVPQQSTGIKKSTLSRSSLNKSKDSQIATMLHTSDTNINDNQMNIFDAETQKFEESCEMIPNSIHNMETQRISKSISERIVEVGVKADKHLSKLNISDKTAGRSIMDIHDRETQNYMDNVSEMETQGIDIQNVIEKKFTADIHTMETQAHANNKNDGSNVQKFEIGRAQIKRNIHDLETQQFNNEYIAEDISNLETQGELNNVAKRKQNRDISDMETQVETDCTVNKIDNNRVNKNKDKEDVVDIAKDNTNDENVTKSSKSRSCSPGSLNLSSPGVEDYPSSPLNQSSHLLESSDLLEFFGEGIDKHEGLQVSNVSTPKPLTKVSLKNNSDERNMNNEEDNDEDIFEAPTQCVNANFKSLMSGDYKTDEEALVLKKKCERARLESVDNDSDTDAEEYVAELAKKQSESLKTLNKLSNEDINNSDPGTSVESENMFELQTQRLKNPVTKSTSKSSNNQPQKTNEINETVEITANKIISNVGNQVNTSVPEVDNIAPTQLILSRESSPKTIIHSENFVSKSNRNDTDAIITTHIDTKLIDNCTMKNLDREDYEFAPTQIIGEIEEKRNSIRKKRSSRVNLNDTVERELNEMFDDVNNDTNNIHESPHMSTQYLENILESSQHDDSAYKSVATVPDNRDTSSMSQKQLGEKNHSRRHSQRSYTNKAEIDSQDSNVYFSTITTRRKRNILRDTQELADFGEDTTSLCQVNSSQVFKTHKKTVDNTTVIEFQEKKKRKKISKIENKSDAMVELNDDNTSKTVLNERSLRSSKLKQKDEVVSETNDRVLGRKSAKVDDTEENMSICTPCPLGYGQRAQTLDTLYEIDDDILTRLPAVRISGTLSNPPSPSASSTSTVRSTDLKSKLDTMKSKEKKSASSKGKSLRERNIGNSEKNDKSFVDNSNLLSSTTDKVSNFVDTSDDSDSESKYKRFRQIANRMLSNELGQQNKKNKKNACVSQEESNQVESESSTRTSLRMTGHSSKQSNESLRDNQEEARVKSTANGPITSTKLEIKSNVTKRKVVLNVMEEDIELTTLKKRKTTSQVIEKCSVSTRSQRNVVKTVTDRQSPNILEYFTKNYRDSAMIQNTKSFEDNKISKIALEKTQQISLNMRTDANINPRDSNIKRTRRTIYDSQITINNTIASGNKKKNKPAQIKGIETQMSRTQNKIPRVVLSPIKSPMEDASQEVERIMADGPSNAQDRNLSIRKINKAIIFQKKLRTRGGERSNSDTETDSVSTESGTFEVGNSNNTQFDNPAPKRKRGRPAKSFVSSLSEAQIKKKETFKKPTRLDQTSASSILNLSMENMISESSQDSTESDASTSSRFSKITSARRKEKTKLNQNTRSNGASSSLNTSVESTSSLLSTPSRTRKSTSILSNSIPSTMRHKILFTGITEDYSKTVKALGGNKVEDPAKCTILVTDKIRRTYKFLCALAKGVPIVAIDWLRDSETAERFLDWENYILKDPAAEAKFGFRLRKSLDKAKEKRMLDGYTVVLMPNIAPPPIEELKDMISSCGGKALLRPPTKWPERAVILSREEDLPNARKFLAKASKTVTIQSTEFILTGILRQETDFNKYILT from the exons ATGGATTTCGCGGCCACACAAATTTATGAGACTGATGATCTTTCATTTactcaaaaaatttcaaacgaaGTAGAAGAGGAAGGATCGATCCAG gtTGGAACATTAACCATTGATTCCACTGactatcaaattaaaaaaggaattataaaaattggtagACTCAAAAGCTGCGACATTGTTATTAACAATCCA TCAGTGTCAAAACTACATGCAGAAATTGAAGCCAGCGGAGGCCAAGGATTAACCTGGATTTGTGATCTAAATTCTTCTAATAAGACAAAACTTAATGAT ACAATATTACGACCAACTCGTTTGTATGAACTAAAGGATGGAAATGTTCTTACATTTGGTGTGGTGTCTGCTACTTATCATACATATTGTCCAGCTGACATAATGATACCGGAAACGCCTGCACTATCACGgcaaaaaattgtgaatacAATTATCCCAAATACCCCAGACTCTTCTCTT AATAATTCATCCAGTGTGGATGATGATGGATCAATTATTCTTGGAACTCAGAAAGATAATGAAAATTGCGTCTTTCGACAGCCACGAGTTCCGCAACAATCGACAGGCATCAAAAAGAGCACATTATCTAGGTCTTCCCTGAATAAAAGCAAGGATTCGCAAATTGCAACTATGTTACACACGTCTGATACTAACATTAATGATAATCaaatgaatatatttgatGCAGAAACACAAAAGTTTGAGGAGAGTTGCGAAATGATACCAAATTCCATTCATAATATGGAAACACAAAGAATCTCCAAAAGTATATCTGAACGTATTGTTGAAGTCGGTGTTAAAGCTGACAAacatttgtcaaaattaaatattagcgATAAAACAGCTGGCAGATCTATAATGGATATTCATGATAGAGaaacacaaaattatatgGACAATGTTAGTGAAATGGAGACTCAAGGGATTGatattcaaaatgtaattgagAAGAAGTTTACGGCAGATATTCATACCATGGAAACGCAAGCTCATGCTAATAATAAGAATGATGGCAGCAACgttcaaaaatttgaaatcgGCAGAGCTCAAATTAAGCGTAATATTCATGATTTAGAGACACAACAGTTTAATAATGAGTATATTGCAGAAGATATTTCTAACTTGGAAACTCAAGGTGAATTAAACAACGTTGCAAAACGCAAACAAAATAGAGATATATCCGACATGGAAACTCAAGTCGAGACGGATTGtacagtaaataaaattgataataatcgaGTCAACaagaataaagataaagaagaTGTAGTGGATATCGCTAAGGACAATACGAATGATGAGAACGTTACGAAATCATCGAAATCCAGATCCTGTAGTCCTGGATCTTTAAATTTATCCTCACCGGGTGTCGAAGACTACCCTTCTTCGCCATTAAATCAGAGCAGTCATTTGCTTGAGTCGTCGGATTTATTAGAGTTTTTTGGTGAGGGCATTGATAAACACGAAGGATTGCAAGTGTCTAATGTGTCTACGCCGAAACCACTTACGAAAGtatcattgaaaaataatagcgATGAGCGGAACATGAACAACGAAGAGGACAACGACGAAGATATTTTTGAAGCTCCCACTCAATGCGTCAATGCAAATTTCAAATCTTTAATGTCGGGTGATTATAAGACCGATGAGGAAGCACTTGTTTTGAAAAAGAAGTGCGAAAGAGCTCGATTGGAATCAGTCGACAATGATTCAGACACGGATGCAGAGGAATACGTTGCAGAACTTGCTAAAAAGCAGAGTGaatctttaaaaactttaaataagcTATCTAatgaagatataaataatagtgaCCCTGGCACGAGTGTCGAATCTGAAAATATGTTTGAGCTACAAACGCAACGATTGAAAAATCCTGTAACTAAGAGTACATCGAAGTCTTCGAATAATCAACCACAAAAAACTAACGAAATTAATGAGACTGTTGAGATAAcagctaataaaattataagcaaTGTTGGCAATCAAGTAAATACGTCTGTGCCAGAAGTTGATAACATAGCGCCTACTCAACTCATTTTATCTCGTGAAAGTTCTCCGAAAACGATAATCCATTCTGAAAACTTTGTATCTAAAAGTAATCGGAATGATACGGATGCTATAATAACCACGCACattgatacaaaattaatcgatAATTGTACAATGAAAAACCTTGATCGTGAAGATTACGAATTTGCACCTACACAAATAATCGgtgaaattgaagaaaaaagaaattccatTCGTAAAAAACGTTCTTCTCGGGTGAATTTAAATGATACTGTTGAACGAGAACTCAATGAAATGTTTGACGATGTAAATAACGATACGAACAACATTCATGAGTCACCGCATATGTCAACGCAATATCTCGAAAATATTCTGGAATCGTCGCAACATGATGACTCTGCTTATAAATCCGTTGCAACTGTCCCTGATAATAGAGATACAAGTAGCATGTCACAAAAACAGTTAGGGGAAAAAAATCATTCTCGTCGTCATTCTCAACGTTCATATACGAATAAGGCAGAGATTGATTCGCAAGATTCaaacgtttatttttctaCTATTACTACGAGacgaaagagaaatattttgagaGATACGCAAGAGCTTGCAGATTTCGGTGAAGATACAACTTCTTTGTGTCAGGTTAATTCTTCGCAGGTGTTTAAAACGCATAAGAAAACAGTGGATAACACTACAGTTATAGAATTtcaagagaagaaaaaaagaaaaaaaatctcaaagatagaaaataaatccGATGCAATGGTGGAATTAAACGACGATAACACAAGTAAAACCGTCTTGAACGAGAGAAGTCTTCGAagttcaaaattgaaacaaaaagaCGAAGTTGTTTCGGAAACGAACGACCGAGTTTTAGGAAGAAAATCAGCCAAAGTCGATGATACAGAAGAGAACATGTCGATTTGCACACCTTGCCCACTGGGTTATGGACAACGTGCGCAAACGTTGGATACGTTGTATGAGATTGACGATGACATTCTGACACGCTTACCTGCGGTCAGAATATCGGGAACACTCTCAAATCCACCGAGTCCTTCTGCGTCATCGACGTCGACTGTGCGTAGCACAGatctaaaatctaaattaGATACTATGAaaagtaaagagaaaaaaagtgcATCCTCGAAAGGAAAATCACTACGTGAACGGAATATTGGGAACTCTGAGAAAAACGATAAGTCTTTCGTTGATAATTCAAATCTTCTGTCTTCAACGACTGACAAGGTGTCAAATTTCGTGGATACTTCTGATGATTCCGACAGCGAATCTAAATATAAACGATTTCGACAAATAGCAAACAGAATGTTGAGTAATGAGCTCGGTcagcagaataaaaaaaataagaagaatgCATGTGTTTCACAAGAAGAATCGAACCAGGTCGAATCGGAAAGTTCTACACGAACTAGTTTAAGAATGACAGGACATTCCAGTAAACAAAGCAACGAGAGCCTACGTGATAATCAAGAAGAAGCTCGTGTGAAAAGTACAGCTAATGGACCAATTACATCTACaaagttagaaataaaatctaatgTCACTAAAAGAAAAGTAGTTCTGAATGTGATGGAAGAAGACATAGAGCTAACTACTTTGAAGAAACGTAAAACAACTTCTCAAGTCATTGAGAAATGTTCGGTTTCTACACGCAGTCAAAGAAATGTGGTGAAGACCGTAACCGACAGACAGTCCCCGAATATCCTTGagtattttactaaaaattatagagaTTCCGCGATGATTCAAAATACGAAATCTTTCGAAGATAATAAGATATCTAAGATTGCATTGGAAAAAACTCaacagatttctttaaatatgagAACAGATGCAAATATCAATCCTAGAGACTCTAATATTAAACGAACCAGACGTACGATTTATGACAGTCAAATTACAATCAACAATACAATTGCGagtggaaataaaaaaaaaaataagccgGCTCAAATAAAAGGAATAGAAACTCAAATGAGTCGAACGCAAAACAAGATTCCAAGAGTTGTGCTCAGTCCCATAAAGAGTCCTATGGAAGATGCATCGCAGGAAGTCGAGAGAATTATGGCGGATGGCCCGAGTAACGCACAGGATAGGAATTTATCGatcagaaaaattaataaggcgataatatttcaaaagaaattACGGACGCGAGGTGGCGAACGGTCCAATTCGGACACCGAAACGGATTCTGTTTCAACTGAGAGTGGTACGTTTGAGGTAGGAAATTCGAATAATACTCAATTTGACAATCCTGCGCCGAAACGTAAACGCGGAAGACCCGCAAAAAGTTTCGTCTCTTCACTGTCAGAagcacaaataaaaaagaaggaaacatttaaaaaacctaCTCGCCTCGATCAAACTTCTGCCAGTTCAATTCTTAATTTGTCCATGGAAAATATGATTAGTGAGAGTAGTCAAGATAGTACGGAAAGTGACGCTTCGACAAGCTCCagattttcaaagataacAAGTGCCAGAAGAAAGGAGAAGACAAAGTTGAACCAAAATACACGATCAAATGGTGCCTCTTCAAGTCTAAATACGAGTGTAGAGAGTACCTCATCTCTTCTTTCAACGCCTTCCAGGACGCGCAAAAGTACGTCTATTTTGAGTAATTCCATACCATCCACAATGAgacacaaaattttgtttacggGTATAACGGAAGATTACAGTAAGACTGTTAAAGCATTAg gTGGAAACAAAGTGGAAGATCCAGCAAAGTGCACAATTTTAGTTACTGACAAAATTCGCcgaacatataaatttttatgcgcTTTAGCAAAGGGTGTACCCATAGTGGCAATTGATTGGTTAAGAGATAGCGAAACAGCTGAGCGGTTTCTAGATTGggaaaattacatattaaaggATCCTGCTGCTGAAGCCAAGTTTGGTTTCAGACTGAGGAAGAGTCTTGATAAAGCTAAAGAGAAAAGAATGTTGGATGGTTACACTGTCGTATTGATGCCAAACATCGCGCCACCACCTATAGAAGAATTGAAag ATATGATATCGTCTTGTGGAGGAAAAGCTCTGTTACGTCCTCCGACCAAGTGGCCTGAACGAGCGGTGATTTTATCTCGTGAGGAAGATTTGCCAAATGCAAGAAAGTTTCTTGCTAAAGCATCGAAGACCGTTACAATACAATCTACAGAGTTTATCCTGACCGGTATCTTAAGACAGGAAACTGATTTcaacaaatacattttaacgTAA